ACCACCCTGATTATGGACAATGCCGCCTTTCATAAATCGCCAAAAACGAAAGATTTGATTGAGAAATTTCGCTGCCATCTCCTCTTTCTCCCAACTGACTCTCCTGACCTCAATCCTATCGTAAGCGTCATAGGACCCGCATCTTTTAGGTGTGAGGAAAATAGGACAAGGTTGACTCCGTAAAACAACTACGGAGATGAAAATGATGAAGGAGAAAAGGACGGGGCAACGTCAAACGCGAGATGAAAGATCCGCAGGGAAGCTGAAATATTGGGAAGAGCAGATCGAGAGCTGGCGTAAGAGCGGATTGAGTCAGGAAAAATTTTGTACGGCTGGAGGACTGAGTTATTCGTCCTTTAAGTATTGGTTTCCCCGCGTGGGAAGAAGGCTATTTGAGGGGTCATCGGTCGGGCGCTTTGTGGCGACTGCTGTGGTGGGGCACGAGAGTCCAGAAACATTAGATTTATTTGAGAGTCCTGCCCTTCAAGCAGAGGCTCGCCAAGCTCCCGTGCCCCTTGAGATTCGCTTTATGTCCGGGGAGAGGATTGAGATTGTGCCGGGATTTGATGGGATTACGCTTCAGCGTGTAATTGCAATACTGCGGAGTTGCCATGTTTGAGCAGACGCGAGGGGAGATTCTGTTTTATTCCGCCCCGATGGACATGAGAAAATCGATTGATGGACTTGCGGCTTACGTGGCCTCTAGCTTAGGTCGTGTGCCGTGTGACGGAACGATGTATGTTTTTTGCAACCGG
This DNA window, taken from Candidatus Bealeia paramacronuclearis, encodes the following:
- the tnpA gene encoding IS66 family insertion sequence element accessory protein TnpA, with the translated sequence MMKEKRTGQRQTRDERSAGKLKYWEEQIESWRKSGLSQEKFCTAGGLSYSSFKYWFPRVGRRLFEGSSVGRFVATAVVGHESPETLDLFESPALQAEARQAPVPLEIRFMSGERIEIVPGFDGITLQRVIAILRSCHV